A single Micromonospora sp. CCTCC AA 2012012 DNA region contains:
- a CDS encoding type III secretion system chaperone family protein, translated as MPWWSWRPGPAGGGDPETRSGITVDDTVRVGPPTPRQPGDDAPAADRAVRSEMPATVAPVTLGRVCDALDLLDVRYLADGDGNLLAMWERHAVLVTLEGPEDEILVMRARPHATVPPDWADRAYRVVNEWNHTRRFCKAYIGDPTERGQLPIYAELQVPLGAGTHDALLVEMLDCGAAVATTFVDWLHDEGALL; from the coding sequence ATGCCGTGGTGGTCATGGCGCCCAGGTCCCGCCGGTGGCGGCGATCCGGAAACTCGAAGCGGGATCACAGTGGATGACACCGTCCGGGTCGGACCACCGACCCCCCGTCAGCCGGGGGACGACGCCCCGGCCGCCGACCGGGCGGTGCGGAGCGAGATGCCGGCGACGGTAGCGCCGGTCACCCTCGGTCGGGTCTGCGACGCGCTCGACCTGCTCGACGTGCGTTACCTGGCCGACGGCGACGGCAACCTGCTGGCCATGTGGGAGCGGCACGCGGTGCTGGTCACGCTGGAGGGTCCGGAGGACGAGATCCTGGTGATGCGGGCTCGTCCACACGCGACGGTGCCGCCGGACTGGGCGGACCGCGCCTACCGGGTGGTCAACGAGTGGAACCACACCCGACGGTTCTGCAAGGCCTACATCGGAGACCCGACCGAGCGGGGTCAACTGCCGATCTACGCCGAGCTCCAGGTGCCGCTCGGCGCCGGGACGCACGACGCGCTCCTGGTCGAGATGCTCGACTGTGGCGCGGCGGTCGCCACCACCTTCGTGGACTGGCTGCACGACGAGGGCGCCCTGCTCTGA
- a CDS encoding globin — MNPAGESDRPGTPVTLFEAVGGEPTFRKLVDEFYAGVATDPLLRPMYPEEDLGPAADRLTLFLMQYWGGPNTYSAQRGHPRLRMRHAPFRIGAAERDAWLHHMRRAVDRLDLPPEIATALWDYLERAAYFMVNAMEGPAAGA; from the coding sequence GTGAATCCCGCAGGTGAATCCGACCGGCCCGGAACCCCCGTCACCCTCTTCGAGGCGGTCGGCGGCGAGCCGACGTTCCGCAAGCTGGTCGACGAGTTCTACGCCGGCGTCGCCACCGACCCGCTGCTGCGCCCGATGTACCCGGAGGAGGACCTCGGGCCGGCCGCCGACCGGCTGACCCTCTTCCTCATGCAGTACTGGGGCGGCCCGAACACGTACTCGGCGCAGCGTGGTCACCCACGGTTGCGGATGCGGCACGCTCCGTTCCGGATCGGCGCCGCGGAGCGGGACGCGTGGCTGCACCACATGCGCCGGGCGGTGGACCGGCTGGACCTGCCGCCGGAGATCGCCACCGCGCTCTGGGACTACCTGGAGCGGGCCGCGTACTTCATGGTCAACGCCATGGAGGGCCCGGCCGCCGGCGCGTGA
- a CDS encoding MFS transporter — MEATVSDERPAREGPATFREVFAQVEYRAVFAASTLSWIGDYIAKAAVTVLVYRETDSVALSAAAFAVSYLPWLVGGPLLATLAERHRYRSVMVTCDLLRMALMLLVAIPGNPPWLILALLFAATLANPPSQAARSALMPLILAGDRLVVGLSINASVGQAAQVVGYLVGATIAVVSPTLALLINAATFGASALLVRFGLRNRPPVMSPAHRSHLLRETGQGFQIVFGRPVLRAIAVLVFSAMLFSIVPEGLAAAWAAERAGDGVDTGVAQAVIMAANPVGFILGGLLVGRALSPDRRLALMRPLAVLAPLVLVPALLDPPPLVVAVLAAICGFAVAGLLPMANGLFVRALPDGYRARAFGVMASGMQIIQGLAVLVTGLLAERFRIPLVVGMWSAAGVGLMLLATLTWPSRESVQAAVDQATRDNAAGAAPASPPARTPVDERPGDRGRHSHAVT, encoded by the coding sequence ATGGAGGCGACGGTGTCCGACGAGCGACCCGCCCGGGAGGGGCCCGCCACCTTCCGTGAAGTGTTCGCCCAGGTCGAATATCGCGCCGTATTCGCGGCCAGCACGCTCTCCTGGATCGGCGACTACATCGCCAAGGCCGCGGTCACCGTCCTGGTCTACCGGGAGACCGACTCGGTGGCGCTCTCCGCCGCCGCGTTCGCCGTCAGTTACCTGCCCTGGCTGGTGGGTGGCCCGCTGCTGGCCACGCTGGCCGAGCGGCACCGCTACCGCAGCGTGATGGTGACCTGCGATCTGCTCCGGATGGCGCTGATGCTGCTGGTCGCCATCCCGGGCAACCCGCCGTGGCTGATCCTCGCCCTGCTCTTCGCCGCCACCCTGGCCAACCCGCCGAGCCAGGCCGCCCGGTCCGCGCTGATGCCGCTCATCCTCGCCGGTGACCGGCTGGTCGTCGGGCTCTCGATCAACGCCAGCGTCGGCCAGGCCGCACAGGTCGTCGGCTACCTGGTCGGCGCGACCATCGCCGTGGTCTCCCCGACCCTCGCCCTGCTGATCAACGCGGCGACCTTCGGCGCGTCGGCCCTGCTGGTCCGGTTCGGCCTGCGGAACCGGCCGCCGGTGATGAGCCCGGCGCACCGCAGCCACCTGCTGCGGGAGACCGGCCAGGGCTTCCAGATCGTCTTCGGCCGCCCCGTGCTGCGCGCCATCGCCGTGCTGGTCTTCAGCGCGATGCTCTTCTCCATCGTGCCGGAGGGGCTCGCCGCGGCGTGGGCCGCCGAGCGGGCCGGCGACGGCGTGGACACCGGCGTCGCGCAGGCCGTCATCATGGCCGCCAACCCGGTCGGCTTCATCCTGGGCGGCCTGCTGGTCGGCCGGGCGCTCTCGCCGGACCGTCGGTTGGCGCTGATGCGACCGCTGGCGGTCCTCGCGCCGCTGGTGCTGGTCCCCGCGCTCCTCGACCCGCCGCCGCTGGTGGTGGCCGTGCTGGCGGCGATCTGCGGGTTCGCCGTCGCCGGGTTGCTGCCGATGGCCAACGGGCTCTTCGTCCGGGCCCTGCCCGACGGCTACCGGGCCCGCGCGTTCGGCGTGATGGCCAGCGGCATGCAGATCATCCAGGGGCTCGCCGTGCTGGTCACCGGCCTGCTGGCCGAGCGCTTCCGGATCCCGCTGGTGGTGGGCATGTGGAGCGCGGCCGGCGTGGGGCTGATGCTGCTGGCCACCCTGACCTGGCCGAGCCGCGAATCGGTGCAGGCCGCCGTCGACCAGGCCACGCGGGACAACGCCGCCGGCGCGGCCCCCGCGAGCCCTCCGGCGCGTACGCCGGTGGACGAGCGGCCGGGCGACCGGGGCCGGCACAGCCACGCGGTGACCTGA